The Blastococcus sp. HT6-4 genome window below encodes:
- a CDS encoding AarF/ABC1/UbiB kinase family protein, producing the protein MSDERPVMPRGSVARSARLASLPLGAAGRATLGFGKRLSGQSADTVNAELQQRTAEQLFAVLGQLKGGAMKLGQTLSVFEAAVPEEMSAPYREALTKLQAEAPPMPVRTVHGVLAQQLGGTWRQRFREFDDAPAAAASIGQVHRATWRDGRDVAVKIQYPGAATALMSDLNQLAVFARLFTSLFPGLDIKPLIAELKARVVEELDYGLEADAQRGFAAAYADDPQIAVPRVVASAPKVIVSEWQDGTPLSRVIADGSREDRDRAGRLLALLHFSAPQRAGLLHADPHPGNFRLLPDGRLGVIDFGATARLPDGHPEPIGRLLRWALAGRAAEVLEDLRAEGFVRPGIDVDPESVLDYLRPLLEPVAVERFRFTRAWMQEQAARIADPRTDANRLGRQLNLPPAYLLIHRVTMGSIGVLCQLDAAADWRAVLEEWLPGFAD; encoded by the coding sequence GTGAGTGACGAGCGACCGGTGATGCCACGGGGGTCGGTCGCGCGGAGCGCGCGCCTGGCATCGCTGCCTCTGGGGGCCGCGGGCCGGGCCACCCTCGGTTTCGGCAAGCGGCTGTCGGGCCAGTCCGCGGACACGGTGAACGCCGAACTGCAGCAGCGCACCGCCGAGCAGCTGTTCGCCGTCCTCGGCCAGCTCAAGGGCGGCGCGATGAAGCTCGGGCAGACCCTGTCGGTGTTCGAGGCGGCGGTGCCCGAGGAGATGTCGGCTCCCTACCGCGAGGCGCTGACCAAGCTGCAGGCGGAGGCTCCACCGATGCCGGTGCGCACCGTGCACGGGGTGCTGGCCCAGCAGCTCGGCGGCACCTGGCGGCAGCGGTTCCGCGAGTTCGACGACGCGCCTGCGGCGGCGGCCAGCATCGGGCAGGTGCACCGGGCCACCTGGCGCGACGGCCGCGACGTCGCGGTGAAGATCCAGTACCCGGGCGCGGCGACGGCGCTGATGAGCGATCTCAACCAGCTGGCCGTGTTCGCCCGGTTGTTCACGTCGCTGTTCCCCGGGCTGGACATCAAGCCGCTGATCGCCGAGCTGAAGGCACGGGTCGTCGAGGAGCTCGACTACGGGCTGGAGGCCGACGCCCAGCGCGGGTTCGCCGCCGCCTACGCCGATGATCCGCAGATCGCCGTCCCGCGGGTGGTGGCGAGCGCACCGAAGGTCATCGTGTCGGAGTGGCAGGACGGCACGCCGCTCTCCCGCGTGATCGCCGACGGCAGCCGGGAGGACCGCGACCGCGCCGGCCGGCTGCTCGCGCTCCTGCACTTCTCCGCACCGCAGCGGGCGGGGCTGCTGCACGCCGATCCGCACCCCGGCAACTTCCGGCTGCTGCCCGACGGGCGGCTGGGTGTCATCGACTTCGGGGCCACCGCGCGACTGCCCGACGGGCATCCGGAGCCCATCGGCCGGCTGCTGCGCTGGGCGCTGGCCGGACGCGCGGCCGAGGTGCTGGAGGACCTGCGGGCGGAGGGTTTCGTCCGCCCCGGGATCGACGTCGACCCGGAGAGCGTCCTCGACTACCTGCGCCCGTTGCTGGAGCCGGTCGCCGTGGAGCGCTTCCGCTTCACCCGTGCCTGGATGCAGGAGCAGGCGGCCCGGATCGCCGATCCGCGCACCGACGCCAATCGGCTGGGGCGCCAGCTCAACCTGCCGCCGGCCTACCTGCTGATCCACCGGGTGACGATGGGCTCGATCGGCGTGCTGTGCCAGCTCGACGCGGCCGCCGACTGGCGGGCCGTCCTCGAGGAGTGGCTCCCCGGCTTCGCCGACTGA
- a CDS encoding ThiF family adenylyltransferase, whose protein sequence is MSDSAHPLLPAATPLLVADGTVQVGGVDGTDGLLLHPGAALAPLLRGLDGRRSQRAVRADAAREGLDPGLVDAALDALRTAGLLTDLAAADLLAIGTGPAAAARAAVELPAAARAPSPPHGSAWRARRQATVVVEGATRVGTPLAAVLAASGVGRVVVRDSGVVTAADAVVGGLTAADEGRPRASAAADAVRRASPLTDLGPLPSGLGPDLTVLARPWAASDPLVTGTGGAHLVATVRGETGVVGPLVVPGATGCLHCADLHRRDADRRWPRLAAQLTATEAPPSGATLTCLLTALLAAGQVLAYLEDGGAPVTLEGAVELRPPDLLPSLRRWSAHAACGCGVAARAAAGPDGPFRASPGATPAEQATMAAERAHGLTAHDTARGFPDAGEEDA, encoded by the coding sequence TCCTCCACCCGGGCGCGGCGCTGGCTCCGCTCCTGCGCGGGCTCGACGGCCGCCGGTCGCAGCGCGCCGTCCGGGCCGACGCCGCCCGGGAGGGCCTGGACCCCGGTCTCGTCGACGCGGCGCTCGACGCCCTGCGGACGGCCGGCCTGCTGACCGATCTGGCCGCCGCGGACCTGCTGGCCATCGGCACCGGTCCGGCGGCGGCCGCCCGGGCCGCGGTGGAGCTCCCGGCCGCCGCCCGGGCGCCGTCGCCCCCCCACGGCTCGGCCTGGCGGGCGCGCCGGCAGGCCACCGTGGTCGTCGAGGGGGCGACCCGGGTGGGCACCCCGCTGGCGGCGGTGCTGGCCGCCAGCGGGGTGGGCCGCGTGGTGGTGCGTGACTCCGGCGTGGTCACGGCCGCCGACGCGGTGGTGGGCGGGCTCACCGCTGCCGACGAGGGGCGCCCACGCGCATCGGCCGCGGCCGACGCGGTCCGCCGGGCGAGCCCCCTCACCGATCTCGGGCCGCTGCCCTCCGGGCTCGGGCCGGACCTCACGGTGCTCGCGCGGCCGTGGGCGGCGTCGGACCCGCTCGTCACGGGCACCGGTGGTGCGCACCTGGTGGCCACCGTGCGCGGCGAGACCGGCGTCGTGGGGCCACTGGTCGTGCCCGGGGCCACCGGCTGCCTGCACTGCGCGGACCTGCACCGCCGGGACGCGGACAGGCGCTGGCCCCGGCTCGCGGCCCAGCTGACGGCCACCGAGGCCCCGCCCAGCGGCGCGACGCTCACCTGCCTGCTGACCGCGCTGCTGGCCGCGGGCCAGGTGCTGGCGTACCTAGAGGACGGCGGCGCGCCCGTCACCCTCGAGGGCGCCGTGGAACTGCGCCCGCCGGACCTGCTCCCCAGCCTGCGCCGGTGGTCGGCCCACGCGGCCTGCGGGTGCGGGGTGGCGGCACGCGCCGCAGCGGGTCCGGACGGCCCCTTCCGGGCTTCTCCCGGCGCGACCCCCGCGGAGCAGGCCACAATGGCCGCTGAGCGAGCTCACGGGCTCACCGCACACGACACGGCGCGAGGATTCCCGGACGCCGGCGAGGAGGACGCGTGA